agttcattttaaagtatcaaaacacatttcacaaaacccacagctagatcatgccatttgaaacaaatagaatctcaatagccagaggctaaagagaaatcacatgaatctcgatagctagaggctaaagagaaatcatatcacaggctagctagctcaaatatatggatatccattcacatcctcttctactggcacacctcaatacttctccagagaaggaatcaaaattcgaaactaattactcccactagttgtgctagtgaggtgttcaaatatatggtcatgacactatggtttcaaaacttatcttaacaatttgctaaacattgtcatttcaaatatacacaataactttcacaatttaaatcaaacatcataagaatgctataatccaatatttcacattattcaaaacaatatgcaaaagatgattataaaagtatatgttgtgcacaaacctcaaacgagtcgcctattggccttgactcgactcctcgggttctgtcttggtattcttttccactgaaacacgcaattttacaatgtttcagtactagaacttaaaataaatccaaaataaacttagctccacatttacctagctctaacgtgttaaatacgACGTTCtcgaatttttgtgtttcgggttactattcactacactattccagtcaaatagttgactttttaaggcttactaggtatggaaactctaacttcacccacataccacattttggtcattaaacttgttggttttggtcattttctcaaagcttaggtcatttaggcaaaattaccaattttcggttttggttctccgaagttgcactattccattggtcgatctactgttgaaatttgacaaaacttccttcatagaaaatgttccttattgtcttaagtgtattctcatttttggatcaccccaatcggagttttgtagctcaagttatggccaaaataaaattactgttcacgtgcactgttcatgctgcaattttgatgctggcagattttttatccaactttgctcagtaatttgatcaagttaagtccataatttggtctaactttcttcatatgaaatgttctactatgtcttatgtttccatcgattcaagaatcacctaaatccgagttttctagagagagttatagcccttcaaacattactgctcaatggtaattctgcagagttgcaggtttggtaagtcaactttgctcaataatctgactaggttagtggcataatttgtggtgatgttcttcatgaaagttttagatctatatcttatctaattacggttaaaatttcaggtaaatttgacctacctagctcgagttatgaccaaatgaacagttactgttcatttggtcagtttggtgcagtggcaacctgctctcatttcactttggtcaattgtttcactaagttttggtcagtttttggccatggttccttaatgaaaattatgctattttatgtctattttcattcccaattggtggcatatcaattggacttgtaaaatttgagttttggtccttcaaagtgggtttggtcatgctgccatcagcatgaccattggacctacgaatttggttctcattccaacaattcccacacatctcttttggtcattattaaccatttttcagtccacaattggtcaaagatatcatttatgcatttctccaaatttggttcacaaaccctagcattcaaaaacCTAACTCATCACTttcatgcatttaactacttctaatgattttaatgttaatcatttaactaagtaaggtttctaaactcattcaattgcatcatattcatgcaaaccatactcctctcaagctgcccgaaaattcagtttaattcttcccccatatttgtttcatttaaatcaagttctaagctcacttaattacttaaacatgcatttgaatggaagaatagtaagttagcatactaacctcaacttgaatgccaattctccaatttctctccttctttcttctttctttcttgtgcttaagttgagattgcaaggtctaacaaggtttttgtgggatttatgaagattaagtggagcaaattaagcttaagtgtaagcttaatggaagaaattttcatggagaagagagggagaaggtggggcggcacaacatggaagaagaagtgatttttttgtttttcttttcttttttttttcatctttatccctttttgaagaccaaaattcccaaattaataaaataattaaattaaacctttatgacatcatacatgatgtcatccctttgacttttccaacctctttccttttcttttttttttctatttctttttttgtattagttctttaatttaattctcgattctgaaattttcttttctccgattttatttgacagttaggtcaggagtcagctctcggggtcaattgactaaattgcccctcgccgattcatcccggtttgtaaagaatccaatatttcttccggctccctgacctaattatttaactgacttaatagttctttttcgtgattttctcttttccactgtgttcataagggtcctaaggaccgcagcgtcactttttacggtttgaaatttgagtttaaaatgacttcgcagtcgttcccgaggaggtcactcatcgctgtgactctcggctcgtttaacctcttatgttatgtttttcttatttatagttaactaattaaacattactaattatttgtgtttatggcttctcaaattgtcttaagtgtggccctaatcccattaattgtccggaccgacacccggTCACCGGAactgtgaaatctaccaggctatgcaacgggagTGTTACAATGATGACTTTATTGGTTTGTATGATGCTTGTGAGAAGGATGCATTTCAAAAATATTATAGATATGACGGATACCTATTTAACAAGACTAAATTTTGTGTGCCTAAGTGTTCTATACGTGACTTGCTTGTGTTAGAATGCATAATGGGGGTTTAATGGGCCATTTTAGCGTGGCAAAAATTTTGGACATCTTGCATGAACATTTCTTTTGGCCTAAAATGAGAAAAGATGTTGAAAAATTGTGTTCTAGTTGTGTGCAATGTAAAAAGGCTAAGTCTAGAGTTATGTCACATGGGTTGTATACACCATTGCCTATGCCTAAAGAACTTTGGACTGACATTTCCATGGATTTCATATTAGGGTTACCTAGGACACAAAGAAAATGTGATAGCATATTTGTGGTTGTTGATAGATTTTCTAAGATGGCACATTTCATTCCATGCtataaaactgatgatgccacTCATATTGTTGATTTGTTCTTTTCGGGAGGTTGTTAAATTGTATGGCATACCTAGGACGATAGTTagtgatagagatgttaagttcctaaGTCACTTTTGGAAAGTCTTGTGGGGTAAGTTAGGCACTAAACTTTTGTTTTCCACTACTTGTCATCCACAGACTGATGGACAAACTGAGATAGTGAATAGGACACTAACCACTCTATTGCATACTATGATCCAAAAGAACTTGAAATCTTAGGAAGATTGTTTGCCAtttgttgagtttgcttataaccgtGTTGTGCATTATTCCACGGGATTTTCACCTTTTCAGCTTGTATATGGATATAATCCACTCACACCACTAGACTTGCTACCATCGCCTATTAATCATATTAATAGTctagatgataaaaaaaaatgctGAATTAGTAcacattgaaaagaaaaatgcacaatATGCTTGTAATGCTAACAAAGGTCGCAAGGTACTTGTTTTTGAGCTAGGTGACTTGGTGTGGGTATATTTCAGGAAGGAACGGTTTCCAAACCAACGGAAATCGAAATTGCATCTAAGGTGTGATGGTCCATTCAAGGTGTTAGAGCCTATCAACAATAATGCCTACAAAATTGAACTGCTAGGTGATTATGGCGTTAGTGCTACATTCAATATTTCTGATCTTTCTCCTTAAATTGATGCAGGGccgaattcgaggacgaattctttTCAAAAAGGGGGGAATGATGAGGAGACGCCACCACCGAAGCCACTTCCATTGTTCAAGGGTCCAATTACAAGAGCAAGGGCAAAGGAGTTGCAAAGCTTAGTTAGTAGACTTTAGAGGCTCCAAGAGGATcagattgggcttgggcttgggcCTTTGGAGCACAAATGGATCAGCTTCACACAATTGGACCTTGGAGCCTAGCTTCTAGAATATTCTATTTTTGTTTCTTTATGCCATGTGATAGATTAGTAATTTGTAACTCATATAAATACTTATATTCTACATCAAATAGGGATAGCGAAGATCAAATCTTGAGAGAGTATTGATTTTCGACCATCACTGTCAATTATGAGAGCTTTATGATTTCTTCCTTATTTCTTGAATAGAACTTGGACTTAAGCAAATTGACCACTTGCTTTTTTTATCTTTATAATCAAGGTGCTATAGCCTAGCTACTATTATGTCTTGATTGGTTATCAATTATGCCTTGTTTGTTGTTAAAAGATCTAATTCCATTTTTAGATGTTATGTCTCTAATCTGAATATTGGGGGTGTTCATCATTAATAATATGATTGATAAAATTATATGACATTAGAAATTcaaatgatgatgatgaagaggaAATTGTAATTGTTTGAATATAGGGTGTGGAATTAggcttaccaataaccaaataagGCTTTCTCTCTAAATGAAAAATGCTCCTCCTTCTCTCTACACAGTCTTTAGCAAGTTTTTTTTCCCATGGGGGAGGTTCAGCCATCTATGGCCATCGACTCTCCCCCTTCCTCATTTTCCTTCAATAGTATAGCTTTTGTATGTTTTTCTTTAGACTTTTCTTAGTCTTCATTATGGAGTTTCTAGTGCCTCTCTTTAGGAAAAGGCTTTTGTTGGGTATAAAATGAGATTTTGCATATTGAAGCTGGTCCCTTTATGAATCGTTGTGTAACTCTTCAAAGCAAGTATTGGCCGATAATTGGATGTtggtaccatttctaagcatcttTGCCAAGCTTTCCTATTTCGTTCAGCATAGCCCTAGTCTCGTTTACTCTCTGGATTGCTGCTTTGCCCTAATTTTCCTTGAGCTTACATgcgttgagtagggtgattttatTCCCTTACATGATTGAAACTAAAGTTACCTTGCCGATCTCCATGAAAGCTAATGAAAAACCTGCTGGGGAAGATGATATTGAGATTAATAGCTAATGGAGATTAAGTAATCGACTTTAACCCGTTTAGCCCAGAGTTTTTGGAAATTGGATCTTTTCGATTATATGCTTGAGTTTAATGAAGCATGTGTTTTATGTAACTTAGGTCTTGTAATCCATTTCATCTAATGaattttttgttaaaaaaaatatataaggtATTAAGTAATCGAGTTTAACCAATTTAGCCTAGAGTTTTTGGAAATTGGATCTTTTTGATTATAGGCTTGAGCTTAATGTAGTAATTGTTTTATGCAACTTGTTTCATCCAATGAATTTTTtcgttaaaaaaatatataaggtACACagtggggaaaaaaaaaagaatatgggGTTGCACGCGATCAAACGGACCATAACGATCCACGTAATTTAGATGTGCATACGTTCCGTAAGCGTACAAACACGCAAAAGTATTAGATTCAGCTGCAAAACCCCAGCCCAATGTGTACAGTCAAACCCCTGAACCCAAGCCAAGTTCTCGATTGCTTCCACAACCCTACCCTAAGCAATCCCAATAGCCATGTCCGCCACCGCAGCCGCCAGGTCTGTCCTGCGCTCCAACGTTATCCGAACTGTCGGACTCACCTACGGGCCCAAACCCGGACCCGGAAGCAAACCAGCTTTCTCTCCATTTCGCATCTCCAGGCGAAGTTCCCCCCCTCATCGCATTTTGAGGTAAGAAAACTCTAGCGCACAGCTAACTTTCCTATGTATCAAGAATAAAGAAAAATAGagaatgaattttattttgaactcaatttatgattttttttttttaaaacatgaAAGGTCACCAGTAGAGTTGAGCTGCTGTGTGGAGACGATGCTTCCATATCACACTGCGACTGCTTCCGCGTTGCTTAATTCAATGCTTTCCGTCTCTCGCCGCAGCTATGGTTGGACCCCTGAAGGTGAATTAGATACATTGATACATCCATATTTCAATATCTATAAATATGAACATGAGTTGCGTGAATGTGTGTGTGTTTTCATTTTCTGGCATTGAACTTGGTATTGCATGTGCTTGTTTTGGAAAAATATttgcaattgatttttttttctagtGATTTTGAAGTGACTCTCATGAAAGATGTGATTTTAGCTTTGTGGGTTGTTTAACATTTCCAGTTCGTATTTGGATGAAGCTTGTAAGTTGTAAATTGTCTTATGGATCCAAGAAAGTTCAATCTGGAAAATTTGATGCTTAAATTAAAGGGATcccattttttttatcatttctaTTCACTCTAGGACAGTTGCATAGTTGGGAGGTTGAAATTATATAGAACTGAAGCAAAGGTTCTATTGTGCATAGAGTTTAAAATGATTGAAGATCTGAGTAGGAGAGAACAGATTTGATAATTGGAGGTTGGATTAGGATGACCTTGTCTTTATTTCTTTCTTCTGTAAGAATCATGGAGATGCTTCATAGGGAACAGATTGTAAAGAGTTGCGATTtaggggtaaaaaaaaaaaaaaaagaattcctTATATGACATGCATATTCTAATTTGTTAGACAATCATTGCTAgtgaattttttctttttttgcttGGAGTATTGATATAGCAACTGCCAACTCTTTTCAGCTTAATCTTAGGAGATTATCTTGAGATCCTTTGGAAATTGTTTTATGTATTAGGTGGATAGGTAAGTGGGGAGCAATGCAGGCCTAGATAAATGATTAATTTTGCCTATGATGAGGAACCTTCCATACTGGAACCATTGTGATGTGCCCTTTTCACTGTCTAGATTTTGGTTTCGTTCTTTAAGTAGTCCTACCTGTCTCTGCTTCTCTCCCTTGTGAAATGAAAGAACATCTATTCTTCCTTTTGTAGGACAATACCAGCCTAGATGAAGATCAAGCAACCAAAGATGGAGTCATTTGGATTCTTTTCTAATTAACTTTTTTAAAGTGTTGTAGAATTTTATTTGAAGTAGTTAAGTGAGGAGATGGCTCTTTCTAGAAATAATGTTGAGAGTTGAGATATTAAATTCTATCTTCAAGTTTCAATGAGTTTGTGAAACTTTTCTGTTTCCTAAATTGCTTTTGTTCCTTATCTATTGGGGAACAAAATATGCTTATTTTTGTGTCTGcaattttctgtctatggaaccaTCGCCCTAGATTCTGCTGTAGAAAGCAACTTTGTGGCAAAGGACCAGAAGACCCTATATGGTTCAAATTATCTTTGAAATACAGTTGTTATACCATGCAGAAGATTTGTGGAATTTCCATGTTGGATGGTAATGATTTTATTTCTGCACATATGGCtcttcagttctcaatcattccTTGTGAAGGTGATGCTAAAATGAGCTATAGAACAATTAGATGGCAATGCAAGTGTTTTCCTCCCTGATTGAATCTAAAATAATTCTTTCCTGTCATTCATTTTCATGTGGATATAATCATGAGGGCCATACTAATTTGTTGTATTCACTCAGATTGCAATGATGATGTATGATGAATGTCAGAGGATTCGAGCAAAGTTTATGTACATGCACTCAATAAGAAGGTGGTGTTATAAAGTTTGTGCTAGCCTCTAAGGGTTTTAGATGCTTCTTGCTGTTTATAAAGTTAACAATGTTGTAAAAGATAATtctgacttttttttttaattatctgaGAAGTatctgagttgagttgagttgagagtATCTGAGAAGTAGGAAGGTGTTAGCTACCTTAGCCCTTTTTTTGGCTTTTATTGTTGTTGTCTTGATTTGAGAGGTTCCTTAGGATCATTGAACTCCACTTGATTGACTTTGATTGGGTTGGGGAATTAAAAGCTGCCCTTCGTAGCACTGCTATCAGAATTCAGACATTTTATTTTTGCTTTCAATAATTTTCAATTAGCAATTTAACAAGATAAAAGAGTGACTCATATCTGCTATCATGCCTCTTGTATTGTAGATGGATGATTGTTCATTATTTGGATGCGGTGCATTGGTCGtaatttttcattgatttcaGTGGACTTTAGTCTTGCTCGAGAGATTATTCTCCTTGTGGAATGGAATGAGGCAATCCAAAGGTTCTTCTGCAAACATATGCAAGTAGGTACCTTGTGGAAATAGGTATATTTTGTAATTTTCCAGCTGCTGAAAGTGGATCATTGCTGAAATGGATATTTTTTGGtaatccttctctctctctctctctctctctctctctctctctctccccattTTGTTCCACTGATAAGTTGTATTGCTGTAGCTCTGTTAGGCCAAAAACCACCAGAGCAACCCAATGGGGTCTGAAGCTGAGATTTCAAATTAGAGATATTATTAAGTCTTAGCCATTTAGCCTCTAAGGTGTCGCTTTTGATTCCATATCTTGGTTGGTCTCACTATGCTTAGTTGCGCACCTTGTTACAGTGAGCAGAACAGTTGGATTCCATCTCCCTCACAATACTTTTGAAAGGATATCAAGCTCATCACAAGAGccaatttcaaaaaataaaaaaaaaaataaaaaaaaaaggcacaTCACAAGAGCCCAATTCATATATTCTCAGACATCACAGTCCAATTAGCCCAACTCCTAAGCCCAATTATTTCCTGCAAAATCTACAGCGCATAATCTCCATTATAAACATTAAATTATATGCACAAAGGGCGGATAAAActtatagtatatatatatataagttagatTTTAAAAACcccttaaaaaataaaataatatattaatagtaCTTCAACAATTGTCGAAAAAAAAAGATTactaagaaaataaaaagttaaaacaTACAGTTTGATAGAAAAAGAATTCTTAtaatattaaatcatatattatataatataaatattattgaaaatatgaaatgatgaaaaattcaaatatataaaataacttgttaaattaaaattgtatcacAAATATGGAATATTATTATGTTATAAATAACgattcatatttattattttacaaTCTAAATGTATCTAACATTATAAAAaaagttatttaatttattatagaaataaataaaagagaggaagagAATACAGTATACGTATGTACTTGATAGCGCCAAAATCTTTGCtctgtttttttaattttttcacaataatttattaattttttaaaagaagtttattttgttttttttaatattttcacaataatttattaatttttcaaaagaagtttattttcttttatttgcaTGGTATAGAAAATGATTTcaacatttttttaaatattaataaattaatataatttaattaattttttttgtgagTTAACCAAgtcattataattttaaaaaaaataaaaataattattaattaaattattttaaaatttaaaatcttatgaataaatatttagaaagcataattaataattatataaaaaataaattttaatagatatattattactaaaattttagatataaattttagattataTTTAACATAATcaattgaaatttttatcattaatgaAATTTTGTAGTTTAATTCTAAAAATatggaatattaaaaaaaataaaattatgttaTATTGCTCTCGCTCTGCTTACGTCATGTCCGGCCACGGCCACAtagccatctctctctctctctctctctctctctctctctctcttccctctgTGTCTCTCGCCTTCAACACACAAAGCCCATCCTTTCGAGAACCAGTCAAATTTAACATGTAATGGATTACAAGTTGCATATGCTTCTCTTTTCTTTCATCTTTTCTGAATCAATTCTACACAAACTAGTCAAACACCCAAGAATATGCATATACCAGACAGATAAAACATCTCTTTCTATTCCTTTTCATTGGTTTCTTTATCTTAAAttgttattataatttatttttgagATGATCAAAAGATATATGTGTGTATTTACAATATAGAAGAGCTTCAAAACCCCCTCAAAATCTTTTATTTTTAAAGAGAAAATGGACTCTGATTTTTGGACCTCTCGCCTCGCTGCTACCAAACGACAATACACTTTGCAGCACCATCATCAGAGCTACCACCTAGGTGGGTcgtcttttattttgttttttaattaaaatttttttgggTTCTTTTGATCGGTCATTGAATGTCttgaatttatattttctttattttttggatATGTGATTTAGATCGGTTGAGCATCGATGATTTCGAGGTAGAAGACGAGGTGGGACCCGATTTCCCATGTCCCCACTGTTATGAAGATTTCGACATTGCGTCTCTGTGTTCCCACCTTGAAGATGAGCACTCTTGGAAGTCTAAAGTCACCGTAAGTTTGAAACAAAAAGATATTTTCTGTGTTCCTGCTTATGTTTTTCTCTTCCTGATTGGGTTTTGTCGCAAAAAACTTTTATCCTTGttatgaatttaatttaatgtTAACGATTTGGTTTGCTTTTGAGAAAGCAGACAAGCTAGTTGCGCTTACTTATGTTGGTACTTTAATGTATGCGTTTCACTCCTGGAGTCCTAGGCTTATAATAACCCTTTTCTTTCCTCTTATGTTTGTATCAGTTTGTCTTTTCTTTTGTTGATTTTATGGTTTAAAATCCCATACTTTTTATCTCAATAGAAAATGGGTTGAGCCTTGAGGGGAC
The sequence above is a segment of the Hevea brasiliensis isolate MT/VB/25A 57/8 chromosome 11, ASM3005281v1, whole genome shotgun sequence genome. Coding sequences within it:
- the LOC110632861 gene encoding protein NUCLEAR FUSION DEFECTIVE 6, mitochondrial isoform X3; the encoded protein is MSATAAARSVLRSNVIRTVGLTYGPKPGPGSKPAFSPFRISRRSSPPHRILRSPVELSCCVETMLPYHTATASALLNSMLSVSRRSYGWTPEDG
- the LOC110632861 gene encoding protein NUCLEAR FUSION DEFECTIVE 6, mitochondrial isoform X2 translates to MSATAAARSVLRSNVIRTVGLTYGPKPGPGSKPAFSPFRISRRSSPPHRILRSPVELSCCVETMLPYHTATASALLNSMLSVSRRSYGWTPEDCNDDV
- the LOC110632861 gene encoding protein NUCLEAR FUSION DEFECTIVE 6, mitochondrial isoform X1, which gives rise to MSATAAARSVLRSNVIRTVGLTYGPKPGPGSKPAFSPFRISRRSSPPHRILRSPVELSCCVETMLPYHTATASALLNSMLSVSRRSYGWTPEGQYQPR